The Polaromonas sp. JS666 genome has a segment encoding these proteins:
- a CDS encoding ABC transporter ATP-binding protein, whose protein sequence is MSEMLAFDQVVAGYGNAVVLDRLSFSLAQGSSLAILGRNGVGKTTLIETLMGNTRVMRGAIRWCGEDITRWSAHRRARTGLGWVPQEREVFPSLTVEENLTVIARPGTWNLRRVYEFFPRLRERRGNYGNQLSGGEQQMLAIGRALMTNPRLLLLDEPMEGLAPIIVEELAKSIRHLCESEGLSSIVVEQHPVLALEMTHHAIVLERGTVVHSGASAELAEDGRLLGGLLGVGMVDDPVAEVTAA, encoded by the coding sequence ATGTCTGAAATGCTTGCTTTTGACCAAGTCGTCGCGGGCTACGGAAACGCCGTCGTGCTCGACCGCCTGAGCTTCTCGCTGGCCCAAGGCAGCAGCCTCGCCATTCTGGGACGAAACGGCGTGGGTAAGACCACGCTGATCGAAACGCTGATGGGCAACACGCGTGTGATGCGCGGCGCCATCCGCTGGTGCGGCGAAGACATCACACGCTGGTCGGCCCACCGCCGTGCACGCACCGGGTTGGGCTGGGTGCCACAGGAGCGCGAGGTGTTTCCGTCGCTGACCGTGGAAGAGAACCTCACCGTGATCGCACGGCCGGGTACATGGAACTTGAGGCGCGTCTACGAATTTTTTCCACGGCTTCGAGAACGTCGCGGCAACTACGGAAACCAGCTGTCAGGTGGCGAACAGCAGATGCTCGCTATCGGCCGTGCATTGATGACCAACCCGAGGCTCCTGCTGCTCGACGAACCCATGGAAGGCCTCGCGCCCATCATCGTCGAGGAGCTCGCCAAGTCGATTCGCCATCTTTGCGAGAGCGAAGGTTTGTCCTCGATCGTGGTTGAGCAGCACCCGGTGCTTGCGCTCGAAATGACCCACCATGCCATTGTCCTGGAGCGAGGAACGGTCGTTCACTCTGGGGCGAGTGCGGAGCTGGCGGAAGACGGCAGACTGCTCGGCGGTTTACTTGGAGTTGGAATGGTCGATGACCCTGTCGCCGAGGTCACCGCAGCATGA
- a CDS encoding ABC transporter ATP-binding protein, with amino-acid sequence MSSVALHTRGLGISFGAFRAVNNVNLTLEPGARQALIGPNGAGKTTLINLLTGVFKPTSGTIHMGDRELTSLSADKRARLGLARTFQINTLFPSLTPLLSVVLAISEREGLGAVWWRPLMRNKALFDEAHALLGRLKLDALADVPVAELAYGKQRLLEIALAMAARPRILLLDEPAAGVPEDESGELFEAIDELPQDISILFIEHDMNLVFRFSRRISVLVAGQILTEGTPAEIGTDPRVREVYLGHAGAVHV; translated from the coding sequence ATGAGCAGTGTTGCGCTCCACACCCGGGGGCTGGGAATTTCCTTTGGCGCGTTCCGCGCGGTCAACAACGTCAACCTGACTCTCGAGCCCGGTGCGCGTCAGGCCCTGATCGGCCCCAATGGCGCTGGCAAGACGACGCTGATCAACCTGCTGACGGGCGTCTTCAAACCCACCAGCGGCACGATCCATATGGGCGATCGGGAGCTCACCTCGCTGTCGGCTGACAAGCGCGCACGCTTGGGCCTCGCGCGTACCTTTCAGATCAACACACTGTTTCCCAGCCTCACACCACTGTTGTCAGTGGTGCTCGCGATCAGCGAACGCGAAGGCCTGGGTGCGGTTTGGTGGCGTCCGCTGATGCGCAACAAAGCGCTGTTCGATGAGGCGCACGCACTGCTCGGACGGCTCAAGCTCGACGCGCTCGCCGACGTGCCGGTCGCCGAACTCGCCTACGGCAAGCAGCGACTGCTGGAGATCGCCCTAGCGATGGCTGCCCGCCCACGCATCCTGCTACTCGACGAGCCCGCCGCAGGCGTACCCGAAGACGAGAGCGGCGAGCTCTTCGAAGCCATTGACGAACTACCGCAGGACATCAGTATCCTGTTCATCGAACACGATATGAACCTGGTTTTCCGCTTTTCGCGGCGCATCTCGGTGCTGGTGGCAGGCCAGATCCTGACCGAAGGAACCCCCGCCGAGATTGGCACCGACCCGCGCGTGCGCGAGGTCTACCTCGGCCACGCAGGAGCTGTCCATGTCTGA
- a CDS encoding branched-chain amino acid ABC transporter permease — protein sequence MKPIPISPARLRAVEVVFWLALGASFFLLPDKLTLMSQIMIFGLFAVSLDMALGYAGIITVGHAAFFGAGAYAAGLLAKHGWSEPFSGLLLALLVCTALGYALSYLVVRGADLTRLMITIGVCVLLAELANRLAPITGGSDGLQGVTIAPVFGIFEFDLFGRTAFVYAYCIVLVMFLGVRLVLRSPFGLTLRGIHDSRKRMLAIGSPVDARLRMAYALSAGVAGIAGALLAQTTQFVGLESIGFNRSAEVMIILVLGGTGRLYGGLIGAIVYMLVHDWFANLNPEFWMFWLGIFLISAVMLGRGGVMGALSRFVKIGRAS from the coding sequence ATGAAACCAATTCCTATATCCCCGGCTCGTCTGCGTGCGGTTGAGGTCGTCTTCTGGCTCGCGCTGGGCGCCAGCTTCTTCCTGCTGCCGGACAAGCTCACGTTGATGAGCCAGATCATGATCTTCGGGCTCTTCGCGGTTTCGCTCGACATGGCCCTGGGATACGCGGGCATCATCACCGTGGGCCATGCAGCCTTCTTCGGGGCCGGCGCGTATGCTGCCGGGCTGCTGGCCAAGCACGGCTGGAGCGAACCCTTCAGCGGCCTGTTGCTAGCGCTCCTGGTGTGCACAGCGCTCGGCTACGCGCTGAGCTACCTGGTCGTGCGCGGCGCCGATCTCACGCGACTCATGATCACTATCGGTGTCTGCGTGCTGCTGGCTGAATTGGCCAACCGGTTGGCGCCTATCACCGGTGGCTCGGACGGCCTGCAAGGCGTGACGATCGCCCCGGTCTTCGGCATTTTCGAGTTCGACCTGTTCGGCAGGACGGCGTTCGTCTACGCATACTGCATTGTGCTGGTCATGTTCCTCGGCGTTCGGTTGGTGCTGCGTTCGCCCTTCGGGCTCACGCTGCGCGGCATTCACGACAGCCGCAAGCGCATGCTCGCGATCGGCTCGCCGGTCGATGCGCGCTTGCGCATGGCGTATGCACTTTCCGCAGGCGTCGCTGGCATTGCGGGTGCGCTGCTCGCACAGACCACGCAGTTTGTCGGCCTCGAATCGATTGGCTTCAACAGATCCGCAGAAGTAATGATCATCCTTGTGCTGGGTGGAACCGGCCGCCTTTACGGCGGGCTCATCGGCGCGATCGTCTACATGCTGGTGCACGACTGGTTTGCCAATCTCAATCCTGAGTTCTGGATGTTCTGGCTCGGCATCTTCCTTATCTCCGCTGTCATGCTGGGCCGCGGCGGGGTCATGGGCGCGCTGTCGCGCTTCGTGAAGATCGGGAGGGCGTCATGA
- a CDS encoding branched-chain amino acid ABC transporter permease — protein MQIVIFDGVAFGMLLFLIGVGLSITMGLMNFVNLAHGTFAMVGGYAASALMNRFGMDFFPSLAAAFVAAALAGAVLEFFFYRRLYRAHPLDQVLLSIGIVFVSVAVFTYFFGPTMQPFSLPPILDGRVSLLGLEVGRYRLFLILCGVLVLACMLLVLGKTRYGAMVRAAVDNQRVAGGTGIHVQRLFFLTFSLGCGLAGLGGALSLGMLGLEPSFPLKYLVYFLIVVCVGGAGTITGPFVAALLVGVIDVAGKYYLPEAGAFLIYVVMIIMLLVRPNGIIPRKGLA, from the coding sequence ATGCAAATCGTAATCTTCGACGGAGTGGCCTTCGGCATGCTCCTGTTTCTTATCGGAGTTGGTTTGTCCATCACGATGGGCCTCATGAACTTCGTCAACCTCGCGCACGGCACGTTTGCGATGGTGGGCGGCTACGCCGCGAGCGCATTAATGAACCGCTTCGGCATGGACTTCTTTCCATCGCTGGCAGCCGCCTTCGTCGCGGCCGCGTTGGCCGGAGCGGTGCTTGAGTTCTTCTTCTACCGGCGGCTCTATCGCGCGCATCCACTCGACCAGGTCCTCCTGTCGATCGGTATCGTGTTCGTCTCGGTCGCGGTCTTCACATACTTCTTCGGTCCAACGATGCAACCCTTCAGCCTGCCGCCCATTCTGGACGGACGGGTATCGCTGCTGGGCCTCGAAGTCGGTCGTTATCGCCTTTTCCTGATCTTGTGCGGCGTGCTGGTGCTCGCCTGCATGCTCTTGGTGCTTGGCAAGACGCGCTACGGCGCGATGGTGCGGGCCGCAGTGGACAACCAGCGCGTCGCGGGCGGCACCGGCATCCACGTGCAGCGGCTCTTCTTCTTGACCTTTTCCCTCGGCTGCGGCCTTGCTGGCCTGGGCGGAGCGCTGAGCCTCGGCATGCTGGGTCTTGAGCCCTCGTTCCCCCTCAAGTACCTCGTGTATTTCTTGATCGTCGTGTGCGTCGGTGGTGCCGGAACTATCACCGGCCCCTTCGTGGCCGCACTGCTGGTCGGCGTCATCGACGTTGCCGGCAAGTACTACTTGCCGGAAGCCGGCGCCTTTCTCATCTATGTCGTCATGATCATCATGTTGCTGGTGCGCCCGAACGGCATCATTCCACGCAAGGGTCTCGCATGA
- a CDS encoding ABC transporter substrate-binding protein: protein MMMKKNLVASLTLACLGALGVMSAVQAADEPLRIGLIATYSGPYADYGRQFDAGVALYLKEHGGKIAGRTVEIIKKDTGGPAPDAAKRIAQELVVRDKVSFLTGLDFSPNAYAVGAIATQAKIPTIVMNAASSAITTSSPYVARLSFTVQQVTDPMARWMLKQGVKDAYTVVADYASGVDAETAFKKAFTTGGGKVSGEVRTPMNNPDFSAYVQRIKDAKPQAVFFFFPSGVMPPAFLKVWKERGMEEAGIKLFATGEATDDSYLGTTGDVALGLITSHHYSYAHPSPKNQKFVKDFAADLGAALRPSYFSVTAYDAMQAIELALAKTKGDVSGDKVMEALKGLSFESPRGPIQIDPVTRDIVQTVYIRKTERVKGELVNVEFDKFERIKDPAKEVK, encoded by the coding sequence ATGATGATGAAGAAAAATCTGGTTGCCAGCTTGACGCTGGCCTGCCTCGGCGCCCTCGGCGTGATGAGCGCCGTGCAAGCCGCCGACGAGCCGCTTCGCATCGGCCTGATCGCGACCTATTCGGGTCCCTATGCCGACTACGGACGCCAGTTCGACGCCGGCGTGGCGCTCTATCTCAAGGAACACGGCGGTAAAATCGCCGGCCGAACGGTAGAGATCATCAAAAAGGATACCGGTGGTCCAGCACCGGACGCGGCCAAGCGAATCGCGCAGGAGCTGGTGGTGCGCGATAAGGTGAGCTTCCTCACCGGCCTGGACTTCAGCCCTAACGCATACGCAGTCGGCGCGATCGCGACGCAGGCGAAGATTCCCACCATCGTGATGAACGCCGCCTCCTCGGCCATCACGACCAGCTCGCCCTACGTCGCACGCCTGTCGTTCACCGTGCAGCAGGTCACGGACCCGATGGCGCGTTGGATGCTCAAGCAGGGCGTGAAGGACGCCTACACCGTAGTCGCCGACTACGCCTCGGGCGTAGATGCCGAGACCGCTTTCAAGAAAGCCTTCACCACCGGCGGCGGCAAGGTCTCGGGCGAAGTGCGCACGCCGATGAACAACCCCGATTTCTCGGCTTACGTCCAGCGCATCAAGGACGCCAAACCGCAGGCCGTATTCTTCTTCTTTCCCTCCGGGGTGATGCCACCGGCCTTCCTCAAGGTTTGGAAGGAACGCGGCATGGAGGAGGCTGGCATAAAGCTTTTCGCGACCGGCGAAGCCACTGACGACAGCTACCTCGGCACCACTGGTGACGTCGCGTTGGGCCTGATCACCAGCCACCACTATTCGTATGCCCATCCTTCCCCGAAGAACCAGAAGTTCGTCAAGGACTTCGCCGCTGATTTGGGCGCAGCGCTGCGACCAAGCTATTTTTCTGTCACGGCCTACGACGCGATGCAAGCCATCGAACTCGCTCTCGCCAAGACAAAGGGTGACGTGTCGGGCGACAAGGTCATGGAGGCACTCAAGGGCCTGAGCTTCGAGAGCCCACGCGGTCCGATCCAGATCGATCCAGTGACGCGCGACATCGTGCAGACGGTCTACATCCGCAAGACCGAGCGGGTTAAGGGAGAACTCGTGAACGTCGAGTTCGACAAATTTGAACGCATCAAGGATCCCGCCAAAGAAGTCAAGTAG
- a CDS encoding NAD(P)/FAD-dependent oxidoreductase — protein sequence MTNAKPLVIVGASYAGVQIAASARELGFAERIVIVGEEVHAPYQRPPLSKGMLTGKTTIDQLPLRGPDFFEQNEIELLLGRRAEVMDVGGRTVRLDDGATLEYSWLALATGARCRSFTLPGSKLEGVFNLRTLDDALRVADAADRAQRACVIGGGFIGLEVASALHSRGVDVTVIEAQPRLLMRSLPTRMAAYVEHAHRLRGTDLLTGRGVRALHGEQGRVASVELDDGMRIDCDLVVLGIGVQPNAEMAQQAGIAIDNGIVVDMLGRTSAPHVLAAGDVANMALPAAPGAPARMRFESIQAANDGAKAAASLMVGCAQPCVAVPWFWSDQFNLKFQMAGLPLPGDDVVLRGDMATDRFSVFYLRDGTLVAAHSVNKPSEHMQSRKLIGARAQFTAYQLADESFDLKKSGAH from the coding sequence GCCAAACCCCTAGTGATCGTCGGCGCTTCCTATGCAGGCGTCCAGATCGCCGCCAGTGCACGCGAACTCGGCTTCGCGGAGCGTATCGTCATCGTCGGCGAGGAAGTCCACGCACCTTACCAACGCCCGCCGCTGTCGAAGGGCATGCTGACCGGGAAGACGACGATCGACCAGCTGCCATTGCGCGGCCCAGATTTCTTTGAGCAGAACGAGATCGAGCTTTTGCTCGGACGTCGCGCTGAAGTAATGGACGTCGGCGGACGCACCGTGAGGTTGGACGATGGTGCCACGCTCGAATACAGCTGGCTCGCCCTGGCCACCGGTGCGCGCTGCAGGTCGTTCACGCTGCCGGGTTCGAAGCTCGAAGGCGTGTTCAATCTGCGCACGCTCGATGATGCGCTGCGCGTCGCCGATGCCGCAGACCGCGCCCAGCGTGCCTGCGTGATCGGCGGCGGATTCATTGGGCTCGAAGTCGCCTCGGCGCTGCACTCACGCGGCGTCGACGTCACGGTGATCGAAGCGCAGCCTCGTCTGCTTATGCGCAGCCTCCCGACCAGGATGGCGGCCTACGTCGAACATGCGCACCGACTGCGCGGCACCGACCTATTGACAGGCCGCGGCGTACGTGCGCTGCACGGCGAACAGGGGCGCGTGGCCTCGGTAGAGCTCGATGACGGCATGCGCATCGATTGCGACCTGGTCGTACTCGGTATCGGCGTACAACCGAACGCCGAGATGGCGCAGCAGGCCGGGATCGCTATCGACAACGGAATCGTTGTCGACATGCTTGGGCGGACCTCCGCACCGCATGTGCTTGCCGCAGGCGATGTCGCCAACATGGCACTGCCGGCTGCGCCCGGCGCACCGGCGCGCATGCGATTCGAATCCATCCAGGCAGCCAACGACGGCGCGAAAGCCGCCGCGTCGCTGATGGTCGGGTGCGCACAGCCCTGCGTCGCCGTACCTTGGTTCTGGAGCGACCAGTTCAATCTCAAGTTCCAGATGGCCGGACTGCCCCTGCCCGGCGACGACGTTGTGCTGCGCGGCGACATGGCGACCGACCGCTTCAGCGTGTTCTATCTGCGCGACGGCACGCTGGTGGCTGCGCACTCTGTGAACAAGCCATCCGAGCACATGCAGAGCCGAAAGCTGATCGGCGCACGCGCGCAATTCACTGCCTACCAGCTCGCTGACGAATCCTTTGACCTCAAAAAAAGTGGCGCCCACTGA